The Ailuropoda melanoleuca isolate Jingjing chromosome 9, ASM200744v2, whole genome shotgun sequence genome includes a region encoding these proteins:
- the RRS1 gene encoding ribosome biogenesis regulatory protein homolog — MEGQSVEELLAKAERDEAEKLQRITVHKELELEFDLGNLLASDRNPPTGLRRAGPTPEAELQALARDNTQLLINQLWQLPTERVEEALVARLPEPTTRLPREKPVPRPRPLTRWQQFARLKGIRPKKKTNLVWDEVSGQWRRRWGYQRARDDTKEWLIEVPGGADPLEDQFAKRIQAKKERVAKNELNRLRNLARAHKMQLPSAAGMHPTGHQSKEELGRAMQVAKVSTASVGRFQERLPKEKAPRGSGKKRKFQPLFGDFAAEKKSQLELLRVMNSKKPQLDVTRATNKQMREEDQEEAAKRRKMSQKGKRKGGRQGPGGKRKGTPPSQGGKRKGAFGGKMNSGPPRLGGKRKGGQHQGGKRRK; from the coding sequence ATGGAGGGCCAGAGTGTGGAGGAACTGCTGGCAAAGGCAGAGCGGGACGAGGCAGAGAAGCTGCAGCGCATTACGGTGCAcaaggagctggagctggagttCGACCTGGGTAACCTGCTGGCCTCAGACCGGAACCCCCCGACTGGGCTGCGGCGCGCGGGACCCACGCCGGAGGCTGAGCTGCAGGCCCTGGCGCGGGACAACACGCAGCTGCTCATCAACCAGCTGTGGCAGCTGCCCACGGAGCGCGTGGAGGAGGCGCTGGTGGCTCGGCTGCCGGAACCCACCACTCGTCTGCCGCGCGAGAAGCCCGTGCCTCGGCCGCGGCCGCTTACACGCTGGCAGCAGTTCGCGCGTCTCAAGGGCATCCGTCCCAAGAAGAAGACTAATCTGGTGTGGGACGAGGTGAGTGGCCAGTGGCGACGCCGGTGGGGCTACCAGCGCGCCCGCGATGACACCAAGGAATGGTTGATCGAGGTACCCGGTGGTGCCGACCCCTTAGAGGACCAGTTCGCCAAGCGGATCCAGGCTAAGAAGGAACGGGTGGCCAAGAATGAGTTGAACCGGCTGCGTAACCTGGCTCGCGCGCACAAGATGCAGCTGCCCAGCGCGGCTGGCATGCACCCTACGGGACACCAGAGTAAGGAAGAATTGGGCCGCGCCATGCAGGTGGCCAAGGTCTCCACCGCCTCTGTGGGGCGTTTCCAGGAGCGCTTGCCCAAGGAGAAGGCCCCCCGGGGCTCCGGCAAGAAGAGGAAGTTTCAGCCCCTTTTCGGGGACTTTGCAGCAGAGAAAAAGAGCCAGTTGGAGCTGCTGCGGGTGATGAACAGCAAAAAGCCTCAGCTGGACGTGACTAGAGCCACCAATAAACAGATGAGGGAGGAGGACCAGGAGGAGGCTGccaagaggaggaaaatgagccAGAAGGGCAAGAGAAAGGGGGGCCGACAGGGTCCTGGGGGCAAAAGGAAAGGTACCCCGCCcagccagggagggaagaggaaaggggccTTCGGAGGCAAGATGAATTCTGGACCGCCTCGCTTGGgcgggaagaggaaaggaggacaacaccaaggaggaaagagaaggaaataa